In the genome of Massilia sp. PAMC28688, one region contains:
- a CDS encoding DUF4350 domain-containing protein, with amino-acid sequence MKLWVKAALIGGSLAILAAMSAWWWHNNMQLQWQREPRQSPLAAGQPFLGATWLLRENGFAVDVVPSLDLVDVRKLRNGTLLLGGSAGVITQAKSDQLLAWVAAGNTLVFQPRALNKEEKRLLQKAGARGADAEEESEDDEAAGEDAQDAPDDAAARAARQGGDSAPEDAAEAEAESEAETEPDEEDAAEATEEEEEEEEPAGPVLKANETDGLAAVFNARSAHKYQQTVCSTLSRRLEPAHTPEAYKAPCPPGTVKAASLRLLDLPGMGELTLDPQSVRVRMLDERRVPLWTDNQLDGIRAYQHGRGQVVMAPGALFENHNLRQHDHGALLVGLARLNGAHKQVTIVKSRITVPWYALLWLHYKKVIIALAALLGLLFWASVRRFGPVLPDPAPARRSLMEHISASGAWLWKAKGGRQVLVDAARADLQATLQRRAPGLLRLSETQQHDELARLTGLSAAVIAHAMHYEPATAEAEFTRQIRTLQTLRKHYER; translated from the coding sequence ATGAAGCTGTGGGTAAAAGCCGCCCTGATCGGCGGCAGCCTTGCCATCCTGGCCGCCATGAGCGCCTGGTGGTGGCACAACAACATGCAGCTGCAGTGGCAGCGTGAGCCGCGCCAGTCGCCGCTGGCCGCCGGCCAGCCCTTCCTGGGCGCGACCTGGCTGCTGCGCGAAAACGGCTTTGCTGTGGACGTGGTGCCCTCCCTGGATCTGGTCGATGTGCGCAAGCTGCGCAACGGCACCCTGCTGCTTGGTGGCTCGGCCGGCGTGATCACCCAGGCCAAGAGCGACCAGCTGCTGGCCTGGGTCGCCGCCGGCAATACCCTCGTGTTCCAGCCACGGGCCCTGAACAAGGAAGAAAAGCGGCTGCTGCAGAAAGCCGGGGCGCGCGGCGCGGACGCCGAAGAGGAATCCGAGGACGACGAAGCGGCCGGGGAAGACGCGCAGGATGCGCCCGACGACGCCGCGGCGCGCGCGGCGCGCCAGGGCGGCGACAGCGCACCCGAGGATGCAGCCGAGGCGGAAGCGGAGTCTGAAGCCGAAACCGAGCCGGATGAGGAAGACGCGGCCGAGGCAACGGAAGAAGAGGAAGAAGAGGAAGAACCGGCGGGCCCGGTTCTGAAGGCCAATGAAACCGACGGCCTGGCCGCAGTCTTCAACGCCCGCTCGGCCCACAAGTACCAGCAAACCGTGTGCAGCACCCTGTCCCGGCGCCTGGAGCCGGCCCACACCCCCGAGGCCTACAAGGCGCCCTGCCCGCCGGGCACGGTGAAGGCGGCCAGCCTGCGCCTGCTCGACCTGCCCGGCATGGGCGAGCTGACGCTCGATCCGCAATCGGTCCGCGTGCGGATGCTTGACGAGCGCCGGGTGCCGCTGTGGACCGACAACCAGCTTGACGGCATTCGCGCCTACCAGCATGGCAGGGGCCAGGTGGTAATGGCACCGGGCGCGCTGTTCGAGAACCACAACCTGCGCCAGCACGATCACGGCGCCCTGCTGGTGGGACTGGCGCGCCTGAATGGGGCGCACAAGCAGGTCACCATCGTCAAATCGCGCATCACCGTGCCCTGGTATGCGCTGCTGTGGCTGCACTACAAGAAGGTCATCATCGCCCTGGCCGCCCTGCTTGGCCTGCTGTTCTGGGCCAGCGTGCGCCGTTTCGGGCCGGTGCTGCCCGATCCCGCGCCGGCGCGGCGCTCGCTCATGGAACACATCAGCGCCAGCGGTGCCTGGCTGTGGAAAGCCAAGGGCGGCCGCCAGGTGCTGGTGGACGCCGCCCGCGCCGACCTCCAGGCCACCCTGCAGCGCCGCGCCCCGGGCCTGCTGCGCCTGTCCGAAACGCAGCAGCACGACGAACTGGCGCGCCTCACCGGCCTGAGCGCGGCCGTCATCGCCCACGCCATGCATTACGAACCGGCCACCGCCGAAGCCGAATTCACCCGACAGATCCGCACTCTCCAGACCCTGAGAAAACACTATGAACGATAG
- a CDS encoding MoxR family ATPase: MNDSIDSPAAPAISPERLAQAVGIVQRMREEIRTAVIGQQQVVDQILACCLAGGHVLLEGVPGLGKTLLVKALSKTFSGDFSRIQFTPDLMPADVMGHAVFDMKDQSFSVRKGPVFAHLLLADEINRAPAKTQSSLLEVMQERQVTIEGQSYELPPPFMVLATQNPLENEGTYPLPEAQLDRFLIKVRIDYPSQQEEEQMLQMVTRDRVGDSLEVSGVATLVKPETIVALQQLVARIRVDDAVAAYAVRLVRATRDWPGVAVGAGPRGSIALVRMARALALTAGRDFVTPDDIKSASLPVLRHRIAISADSELDGLSSDDLLAVLIEQVPAPRG; this comes from the coding sequence ATGAACGATAGCATTGACAGCCCTGCCGCACCCGCCATCAGCCCTGAACGCCTGGCGCAAGCCGTCGGCATCGTGCAGCGCATGCGCGAGGAGATCCGCACCGCCGTCATTGGCCAGCAGCAGGTGGTGGACCAGATCCTGGCCTGCTGCCTGGCCGGCGGCCACGTGCTGCTCGAAGGGGTGCCGGGGCTGGGCAAGACGCTGCTGGTCAAGGCCCTGTCCAAGACCTTCTCGGGCGACTTTTCGCGCATCCAGTTCACGCCGGACCTGATGCCGGCCGACGTGATGGGGCATGCCGTGTTCGACATGAAGGACCAGTCCTTCAGCGTGCGCAAGGGCCCCGTGTTTGCCCACCTGCTGCTGGCCGACGAGATCAACCGCGCCCCGGCCAAGACCCAGTCTTCGCTGCTGGAGGTGATGCAGGAGCGCCAGGTCACCATCGAAGGCCAGTCCTATGAACTGCCCCCGCCATTCATGGTGCTGGCGACCCAGAACCCGCTGGAAAACGAAGGCACCTATCCGCTGCCCGAGGCGCAGCTGGACCGCTTCCTGATCAAGGTGCGGATTGACTATCCCAGCCAGCAGGAGGAAGAACAGATGCTGCAGATGGTCACGCGCGACCGCGTGGGCGACAGCCTGGAAGTGTCTGGCGTAGCCACCCTGGTCAAGCCGGAAACCATCGTCGCGCTGCAGCAGCTGGTGGCCCGGATCCGTGTTGATGATGCGGTGGCCGCCTACGCCGTGCGCCTGGTGCGCGCCACCCGCGACTGGCCGGGCGTGGCCGTGGGTGCCGGTCCGCGCGGCTCCATTGCCCTGGTGCGCATGGCGCGCGCGCTGGCTCTGACGGCCGGGCGCGACTTCGTGACGCCGGACGACATCAAGAGCGCCAGCCTGCCCGTGCTGCGCCACCGCATTGCCATCTCGGCCGACAGCGAACTCGATGGCCTGTCCAGCGACGACCTGCTGGCGGTGCTGATCGAACAGGTTCCGGCACCGCGTGGCTAA